ATGGGCCCAGCTACCCTGGGTGAGTCAGGCTCCTGCATTGGCCTTAACTGGAGGCCAGACTGTCTTCCCAGCCTGCTCCCAGCCTCACCAGGGGCCTCACGGTGAACTCCTGAGGGCGGCTGTTACCATCTCCATCTCAAGGACACCAAATCTGGGAGATCAAGCCAAGCCCCCAGGGCTCTCCTAGGCATCATCAGGAGGCCTCTTGCCTCCCTGGCACAGTGCCCCAGGATGGGGCAGGCCCCAACTGCTGCCACACTGAACTTGACCTCACTCAGCTCCTTCATGACAGACGTATCCAGGGATAGGATTGCTGGGGGATGGGCTCAGGATGAGGGAAAGGGCAACATGGAGCCTTCCTGACAGAGCTCAATCAGGAACATAGGTATTGTAAGAAGGTAGAGAGTAATTGAATTTCTAGCAGGACTGGTGGTCCAGCATGGAGAGCACAGAAGGTGgagaggtgtgggggagggaccGAAGGAGCAGTTACAGGAAGGTACAATTTTGTTGGAAGAGGATAAGGAGAGCCTGAGGCTTTAGAGAAACTGCAGCCTCTGGACAGgaccagctttcttttttctttttcttctttttttcttttaaagtattttatttatttgagagcaagcgcACACAAAGTAGccgtggagggaaggaggggcagagggagaagcagactcccagccgggcagggaacctgacttgggccagatcctaggatcctgggatcaagacctgagccaaaggcagacgcttaactgactgagccacccaggcgtacccAGGAGCAGCTTTCTTGAAGCTAACCCATCCCCAAGCCAGTGTAGGCAAAAAAGGGCACTGATTATCTCCCCAAACCAGGAAGCTCCAGTAtggccggatgcagggctcaggtGCCGCCTCTACCCCTCAGCCCCTGATTCTCCAGCTGGCTCGTCCACTTGCAGCCACGTGATGCCTCTTCCTACACAGCTCCAGATGTCCCTCCTTGGATTTCATCAGAAGTCCCAGGGCAGGCTCTCATTGGGCCAGTCTGGTAACACGTCTATCTGGGAGCCAGTCATGTGGTGGTCCAGAGGCAGGGAAGTGCTGATTGGCAGGGCCTGTGGGTCACACCCCTCTTAGAGGGATGAGAGGATCAGTGGGAGAGTGTCAACCAATGTGGGGATAGGTCAGGAAGGAGAACAGAGCCCACACAAGTATTGGGGCCTTAGAGGGGGCACCCTGGGTTTGGTGCAGGACACAGTGGATTCTGTCTGATTGATTGGGCTGTTCTCAGCAGTGATCGTGGTGTGTGAGCGGCCCTCTGGAGGCTAGAGTCACGCCCACCCTTCTCTCCTGTCCTCCTTTTCAGGGATGAGCACACCAGGCTCCTCACCGCAGCACCGCCCGGCTGGCGTCAGCCCGTTGTCCCTGAGCACAGAGGCGAGGAGGCAGCAGGCCCAGCAGGTGTCATCCACCCTCTCCCAGCTGTCACCCATCACTCAGGTGTGAGggcctggtggggtgggggaggtgtggCCAGCTCTATCCCTCTGGGagacctccccctcctccctgggggTCATAGACTCCTGAAGACAAAGGTTCCCAACGCTTTCAGCTGTTTGTGAAATTTTCAAACACATGGAAATGGAGTGTTTTCTGGCctgtgtgttttctgtgtgtgttttcttggCCTGGAGTCTCCCATACCTGTCATGGGCAGATTCGTGTGACTGAGCATTCTTCATGGTGTTACTTTCCCTGGAGGATCTGGTTGAAATTCTCTGAAATAAAAGTTTAGAGTTattttgttaaactttttttttttaagattttattatgtatttgtcagagggagcacacacaagcaatggggagcagcaggcagagggagaagcaggctccccgccaaggaaggagcccaatgcaggactcgatcccagaacttccgggatcatgaccctagcagaaagcagacgcttaaccaaccgagccacccaggcgcccctagagagctttttatttgtttgtttcagtttaCCATAATTTTGTTTCATCTGCTTTTTTGGTAGCTCGTGTGTGTTTAGGAATTGGTCTCTTTCATCTAGGTTATCTGTTGTGCTGGCATACGATCGTTCATAGCACTcacaatcatttttcttttcttaagtctATAGTAATATTCCCACTTTCATTTTTGATTTCAgcaatttgattcttttttactTAGTTTATGCCCTCAAAACAAGTTAGGAAGTGTTCCCTCTTcgtctgtttttttcccttttggggtggggggaagtgtttgagaaggactggtgttgtaaactctttaaatatttggtagaattcaccagcaAAGCCACTGGTCTGAGCTTATCTTTATggggagggcttttttttttttttaagttttccaggGTGCGTCATACCATGTTGTAgcagtttcaggtgtgcagtataGTGATGCATCCCTTCCACACATCACCCCGTGcccatcacaacacgtgccctccttaatccccgtcacctatttcccccatccccccacctaccccccccccccccccgtaaccTATTGTATGTAGTGGAGTctgttttcttggtttgtctgtctgcctctctctttttcccctttgcttgcttattctgtttcttaaattatatatatgagagagatcatgtggtatatgtctttctctgattgacttatttcgtttagcGGTACAGTCTCTAGGTCcgcccatgttgttgcaaatggcaacatttcatctttttttaatagctgaataatattccattgtttatataccacactTCCTTTACCCATTTATCAATCAGTGGACACTCGAGCTGCTTCCATAATTCGGCTCTTGTAGGTAATGGTGCCATAGCATTGGGGTGCACGTATCcctttaaataagtatttttgtgTATCTTTGGGTAAAACCCTAGTAGTGCAGTCGCTgaattgtagggtagctctgttttgaACTTcctgagaaacctccatactgttttccatggtggctgccccagtttgcatccccgccaacacctgttgttgcACATGTCGTTGACTTTAGCCATTGTCAcaggggtgaggtggtatctcactgtagctgtgatttgcatttccctggcggtgagtgatgttgagcgcCTTTTAACGTGTCTGTTGtcatctctatgtcttttttggaaatatgtctgttcatgtcttccgcccattttttaattagattatttatttcttgggtgttgagttttgtaaacTCTTCCTGTGTTTTGgaaactaaccctttatcagatatgtcatttgcacaCATCTACCCTTGGAAGGTTTtcgattactgattcagtctccttccttggtgcaggtctattcagattttccattttttcttgaaTCAGTTTGATagtttgtgtgtttctaggaatttttccatttttttaatccctaaaagataatatttttgttgtttttgttttgttttttgagtgagtaaagtgatagaagtttattaagtaAAGATAGAAGAAGCTCTCCAGAGTGAGAGGTCCCAACAGGGTCACCCACCAGGGACCTTCTGAGCCTGAGTAGGTACAGAAGGGGGTGCCCACCTCTCCGTGTGGGACACAGCCGGAGAAAGGCTCGTTGGGAGCTGACCACTTCCAGCTAGATTGGAAGTCTAGGCCCCATCCAGCTGCAGCCTAACCCCCTGTGGCCCTGGGCAAGGCCTGCCCTCTCTCGGCCTGTGCTTTCCCAGTCTGGGCTCTGGATGTACGTTTGTTTCCCTGTGACATCTTTGGTGAGCATGTCAAGCATGGGGTGTTCCCAGGGACCAGGTactcccagcctggcccctcctGTCTGGTAGCCTCCCCACTGacgccctcctcttcctccaggcTGTGGCCATGGATGCCCTGTCTCTGGAGCAGCAGCTGCCCTACGCCTTCTTCAcccaagcaggctcccagcagccaCCGCCGCCGCagccccagccccctccaccgccGCCACCCGCGTCCCAGCAGcagccgccccccccacccccgcaggtgCCCGTCGGCCTTCCCCCAGGCGGCCCCCTGATGCCAAGTGCCAGCTTGACACGGGGGCCCCAGCTGCCCCCGCTCGCGGTCACGGTACCGTCCTCTCTCCCCCAGTCCCCCCCAGAGAACCCAGGCCAGCCGCCAATGGGGATCGACATTACCTCGGTAAGCCCAGGATGGGGTTTTGTGGGGCCTGGCTGGGGCGGCGGTGGGGGCTCATGCAGGAGTATCCCAGAGGCTGTGGGAGGCCCCCACTGGGCTCCCATGACCCAGAGACACTCAGGCATCTGGCTGAAATTTCCTCGAGGTTCCACTTCAAGTCCAGCTTGGCCAGGGTCAGGGCTGAAGCAAATACTGCTGGGCTGAGGTCGTCATCTCATGTGTATAGATGGAGAGCTGAGATATGAGCAGGGATCATTTGACCCAAACTTCACTCGCGATGGGCCACCTGTGTCTGGCTGCCAAGGCTCCCCCATGGTCCTTGATGCCCAGTGCTTCAACCTTTCCCACCTGAAATGGCCCCTTGAAGGCAGGGAGGACGCAGAGCTCTTGGGGCCTGGGGATAGATTCTGGGAGCCAAAGGCACAGGGGGAACTTGGAGGAGAAGGGATAAAACTCCCCTGTGGCTCAGGCAGCATGGTGCAGGGGCCCAGAGGTGCAGGGTAGCCCATGGCCTGGGCCTGGGTCTGGGCTCAGGGAAATGGGTGCTAGGTTTTGACATCTGCACCCCCAAAGCTTCTTGTTCTGGCTTTTGCCCTGGAGGCAAGGGGCTGATCATAGCTACCTTTGGCCATATCCAAGGAACAGGGACCACGTTTGGGGTACAGCAAGCCCTCTCCACTCAGCCCTTGGCTGTCAACCCCAAGATAAATGTCTTCAGAATATCCTGTGCTCTGCAAAGACTAGACCCCCCTGAGCTGGGCAGCCTGGTTGAATGGAGACCTGTTTCCAAGCTGCTCTGATCCCTCCTAGGGCAGATCCCAGGGGTCCCCGGCCAGGAGAGTGTTCCAGCCTTTCCTTTGTCAGACGCACAGCTGGTGTGGGAACAGTCCTGATGGTGGAGCCTGCCTGGGGCACCTCATTCCCGGAGCGGTGCCTCACTTCTGAGCTGGGCAGACAGGGGAGGCATGGGTGTCCGGGCCAGGGGCACAGACATCACCACCCCAGGCTTGCAGGCCAGCGCGTCTGCACCCAGGCACCTTCACCAGGGACTTCCTGGCTTCCTTGGGGTAGGGGCTCTGGTGGCCACTTCCTTGGGTTTGTGCTGACTCAGCCAAATAAGGAGACTGTCCCTCTGgacattttcctcttttcaaCTCTGAGAAGGCCTGGGCCAGTCATTGCCAAGTGACCGTGCTAGTGCTTCCAGCACTGAAACCCTGTGAACTGAGCCCCCGTGCACCCACCCCCCAGGCTCCACCCCGGTCCCAGACTACTTGGAACGAGCCACTGAGGAAATGGGGGAGACTGAGCGCTTATGGGGCCCTGGGCTggtcctctgggcctcagtgaaCAACAGGTCCGGAGAAGTCAGGCAGCCTGTCCAAAGGCACAGAGCAGGTCCTGGCTGGACTGGGAACAGAGCAGGGTCTAAATCCAGGTTCCCGATGCAGCCCATCCTGTCCCTGGGGAGAAGCCAAgccgccctcccacccccactccttccGGTGAGGAGGTTGCTACCCCGTGGAGGTCTCAGGACGGCACACCCATCAGGCTTGTCTCCAGTGACGCTGCTGATCGAGACTGCCCGATGCTGGCTGTCCTGCAGCATGCCCCGGATGGCCTTTGCTGTCGGTCCCACCAGCCCTCGAGGTGGGCAGGATGTGCCCGTGCCCAGGGCTAGAGCTCAGAGAGCCGAGGGTGCTGCCCAGAGTCGGCAGGGAAGGCAgcacctccctgccctgccctgggcctcCTGTGCCCTGCTGTGTGTGGTTGTGTTTGTACACACATGTGGCAGGGTACACACGTATGTGGGTGTGGGTTGTATTCATGTGGGTGCTCTGGAGCCTGCCGTGCCCCTCCCACAGCCCTCCAGTGTGATTCCAGGAAGCTGGATTCTCTTGACACTGCACCCCTGGAACCCCAAAAGGTGCCAGGCTCAGACAGGGTTCAGGGACCCACACTTCTGGCAGGTGCTCCCCTGCCAGGTGGAGGGGGGGTCTTTGGGGGGGGTGGTCACTGGGGAGTGGCCAGTCCTAGGACGCCAGGCCCGGGGCCCCTCGCGCGTCCTGACCTGTCTGTCGTCACAGGCGCCGGCCCTGCAGCAGTACCGCGCTAGCGCCGGCTCCCCGGCCAACCAGTCTCCCACCTCGCCTGTCTCCAATCAAGGCTTCTCCCCGGGGAGCTCCCCGCAAGTAAGGGACGCCGCCTCTCCTCTCCCAGTGCCCTGCACTCCAGCCCCAGCATCGATCCCCCCGCCGTCTGTGCTGCGCGCGCCTCATTCCATCCCATCTCGTCCACTCTGGCGGCGGGGAGCAGAAGGCCCTGCCACCCTCCCCCGACCCAGCCCAGGAGCTGCCACGTTCCCGCTGTGTCTCTGTGGCCTCTGCAGAGCCCCCTGCCTGGAGGTGGCGGGCTCCTCACTCACATTACTAGTGATCTTAGTATTGGCCCCACCCTGGTCCCTTGCCTGGCAGGTAGGGACACCTCCGCGAGCATGTATCCCACAGCCCTGCACCCATGTCCCCGCCCCCGCACCTGCCCACACGAGGCTGTCAGCGGTGGGGAGGGGTGTTCTCCTCCCACTTTGGGGGCGTAGCAGAGGTGACAGCTGGCCTGTGATTGGGGCTCCGACTCCTCAGGTTCTTGTCCTGTCTGCCTCGCTGGAAGGCAGGTCCTCACAGGAAGCTTCTCTGAGTGGTGGTGTAGCCtctcagggccctctgtccccgtCTCAACAGATGAGGAGACTAAGGCTTTCTCAGGCAGCGGAAGGGCTTGACCATATCCATCAGACTTGGCTTCCCCCCCAACACCATTGGACCCCAGTTTCTGACACACGGACATGCACACATACCCCCCTCCAGGTTCCTCAGAGTTTGCCTTGGTGCCGCTTTCAACCCATGGCTGAATTCTATCTGGAACATTCCACCAGAAGAGAAGAGGTGCCCACAGAACTACATCTGGGCTCGAAATTTCCATGCTACAGAGCCTCCTCAGGACCCCGCCACTCCATCCGCAAAATGACACCGCAAAATGACATCTTGGGAGAGACTCCCAAGAGCCGCTGCCATAGGGCAGTGCCCAAGGCTCTGAAGCCTCATTCTTGGCCCAGAGGGCAATAGGACTTTCCTTCCCTGctgaagaagggagaggagctgTCCTACCAGGCAGGACCATGCAAGAACAATGTTGGGCTCCCGTGTCCCAGGGCATGTGCCCTTCTGTCCCCATCTCCCCAGTTCCCAGAAGTACACCCAAATCGGGCCCTGTGTTGAGATTGTGGGTGTCCTGTTCAGGAAGGCTGCCCTCATGGTCCCATCTGCCGTAGGAGGGGCTCTCCTGGGGCCCTTCCTCCACCACCCCACAGTGGCCTGGGGTCCTGCTGGGACCATCCGTGTGCAGCTTCTTTCTCCACAGGCAGGGCAGGGTATCGGTGAGCTCAGAGAAGCCAGAGGTCAGCCTGGGGTCTGCCagctctagatctatccatgtggGCTCCCAGCGCTGCGACTCCTGAAAAGTGTCTAGTCAGGTCACATGGTGTCACAGGAtgctgagggaagggagaagcaggtccaggcaggggaaggggcaggtgcCGCCTGTTCCTGGGGCTGGACCTTGACTCGTCCCTTTTTACATAGGAAGCAGGACAGGAATTCAGGGGTGGAGCCAATCTCCCGGGAGAGGTTTGCGTAGACCAAAGTGGGTTCATCTGTCCTAGGCAGACAGTGTGTTGTCATCTCGTCAAGCCCACGTCTGTGTGTCTGTCAATCTGTCCATCCATTCACTGGGGGCTGGCGAGGAAGGTGGGCCGCTTAAGAGGCTGTGAGGGCTTTCAGGTTGTCCAGACTCAACCAGACCTGGGCTTAAGATGGCCCAGAGGCTCGCTTGGGGGCAGGCTGTGCTGGGTGGAGGCCAGGCCTGGCTTCGCACTGCAGCTGGGGCTCTAGGTTGCCTTCGGTGGCCCCATGGGCCAGGACCTCGCATCCCCAACCTCCCCAGCCTCTCGGGTGCACGTTGTATCTGTCTGACTGTACCCTGGCCCTTAGGCAGCTGGCCTTCGGTCCTGTGTTCCTCCCTTCCACTCTGAGTGGACCTTTCTGGCAAAGTCTAATGGCAGCCTCACAAAAGAAACCTTAGTCTGGGTGCCCTGCTTGTGACGAGCCCCTTTGAGGCCAAGGCCATGGAGATACACAGAGATAACCCATAGACACAGATAACCCAGGACAGGAAGCCGTCCTCCTTTATGGGGAAACCCAGCCACAACCTTGCAGCTCCCTTTTCCAAACCTGAAGCTGGCTGTATTTAGGACAAAGGGGGCTTTTTTGCCACAtgggctgtttttctttctgctctcagCTCACTCACCAAGGAGGAAGCAGTGTTGGGTCTGGGCTGCGGATGTGTTTCCTGAGGCCTGGTGCCAGGGGTGAAGTCTGGCCACACTGTCCCTCCTCCCTTGCACATTCCACCAGGCTCTATCCTGCCATCTCTCTTTGGCATCATGGGAGTAGGCAggggctcccagctcctgtcCTACCGTCTCTACTGCCTGTGAGGGTCCCCAATCCCCTGCTCTTCTCCCAGCAGCAGACCTGGCCCCCGACTGGCCTTGGAAGAGCAGgaggtgggctccctgcccaCCTATGGGCCCTGGGGTCCCCCAGGAAGGCAGTCAGGGGGAGATAGCCGGGCAGGGGGCTTTCCGTGTGACTGTCCTGCGCTCGCTCAGCTGGCATCTGGCTCCGTGCACCTGTCCTGTCCACGTGTATATGGCCTGCCACCATGTCCCATGTCTCCCTGGGGGCCTGACAAGGGTCACCAAGTGCACTGCCCATCCTGAAATTCAAAACACCTCCCTCCTTGGCCCCCCACGTGTTTTCCTCTGGAACTTGTTGTGGGGGGGCGGTTTCCTGATCCCTATGGGCCCCCTGTCTTCTATCCAGTGGAAACAGGTTCACCTGTACTTGGGCTCAAGCAGAGGAGATGGGGATGGTGCCTTGGCTCTTAGGTAGAGAGGCGCTCCAGGAGCAGGCGGTGGAAAGAGGCATCCTGAGATGGGGGGGCACCCCTCCATCCTGGAAGGTGTGGGCTCTCTCCCAGGAGGCCTGTGAAAGGTGCTCAGCCTCCTTTTTCCTGAGCACCCTCCAGGAGGTTCCAGGGGCCTCCCTATGGGCACAAGCAGCCTGTGGGAGGTCCCCTGCCCCAGCAGGCCCCGACCTGGTCTTGGGGACCATGATGACAGCAGGCCTTTCTTCTGTCTGCAGCACTCCTCTACCTTGGGCGGCGTGTTTGGGGACTCGTACTATGAGCAGCAGATGGCGGCCAGGCAGGCCAATGCTCTGTCCCACCAGGTGAGCGGGTGCCCGGGTCACAGCGCCCACAGCAGACGCTCACCCGGACCCCGCCCGCCCCTCGGGCGTGAGCCTCGCTCCTAAGGCTCCCTCCTGTCTCCAGGCCTTGGAGGGGGTGGCTTGGCTTCGCCTCCCCGGGCGCTTGTGCTGCGCCCACAGGATGAGGCCAACAgcaggggggtggagggtgggcagCAAACACAGGGACAGGCAGCGGCTGTAGCATCGGCGCCTCAGTGTGGGCCGTGCATGTGGGTTTGCTGGGGAGGTGGAGCTGGCTTTGCGTGGAGATCAGGGTCAAGGGCATGTGGGCATGAGAAGGGTTGGCCGCTTCCTAGAGCAGGTCACTCACCCATTCATCCttccatcaatccatccatccagcaAGCCCTGAAGGGGCAGTGTGTGGATAGGCCCGGGCAGggtcagagagggaggagggggagaccCTAGGCCATACGGTCTCCTAGTCAACAAGCCCTCTGGGCACAGGTACTAGGCATCCCCCTGAGGAGCTGGTCCCGGCAGCTGCAGGACAGGCCAGCCAGCAGCAGGCGGGGGCTCAGCAGGGCTGGCCTCATGCCTGTGTGCTTCTGCCCCCCAGCTGGAGCAGTTCAACATGATGGAGAATGCCATCAGCTCCAGCAGCCTGTACAGCCCGGGCTCGACGCTCAACTACTCGCAGGCAGCCATGATGGGCCTCACGGGCAGCCATGGGAGCCTGCCGGACACGCAGCAGCTTGGCTACCCCAGCCACAGCAGCATCCCCAACATCATCCTCACAGGTGAGGTGCCCCTGGCCGTGGcatcctggggagggggggagggggggagtacTCTTGGGCACAGTGCCTCGATTGGGCATGGCAGCTGCAAAGGGTCTCATCCCCAGGAGAGATGTCCCTGCCCTGCAGGATGAGCCATGCCAAGACCAGGCCAAAGGGAGTCAGACCCCACTGGCCTTGACCTGTTGCTGGGGTGTGTGGAATGGGCCCTGGGGGACACACTGCACCCTGAACCAGGCTTCCTGTGTCCCATGCTCAGAGCAAGAACAGGACAGAGCGAGTCACTCACCCAGCCCTGCGTCCTCTGCTGAGGTCCCTCCACCCCATTAGCTGAGTATACTGGGGTCACGGTAACGGGGTGGGCCCTGCCTGGCAGGGCTCTTGCCATGCAGCCAACGTACATGCAACTGCCCTGACACTGCGATGAGCATCCCCGAGCAGCCCGAGCGCAGTACGTGTAAGCAAGTCCCTGCTCTGTGCAGCAGAGAACCCAGACCCTTTgctgcccccgccccaccctgtGGGTTCTGGGTTTTACCGAAAGAAGCGTTTTCTTATAAGCCAGCACTGTCTGAGGATTGAGAGTGACACCCCCTGGTGGTCCCACTGACATCTCCAGGATGGAGGAGTCCATGccagagcccccccaccccaccccatgccaTGGTGCTTCCTGCCTACCTCGGGGGGTGGGCAGCGGCCCACAGCAGGTGCTCTGGGAGCAGTAGTTTCCGATGCGTGAGAAGGCTTAGACCCCTGTGATTGCCCCAGTGGCCCAGAAAGACTAGGATTTTCATACCCATGTCTCAGGTTGGGAAACTAAGGCCTAAGGGGGCACTGCAAGTAAAGGAGACAGCCCAGGGTTGACTGGCTCTTTGGGGAGTGGGCGGGAATTCACACACACCCCAGCCTACTTGTCAGGGATGCACGTGGAGGCAACGTCCTGGCAGAGCCTGGCAGAGCGGGAGAGGTCCCAGCCCAGGGCTTCGCAGCCTTGGCACTGCCaatatgtggggctggatctttCTCGGGGTGGTGGGGCTCCCTGTGCATTCCAAGGGGCTGAGCGGCATCCCTGCTCCCCACTCATGACAACACAAAATGCCCCTAGTTGTCGCCAGTGTAACCCCCAGAGGGCGAACCCCCATGTAAGTACCCTGGGGTGGCCCGAGCCCCTCTTCCCTGAACATTGACAGGAGGCCATGGAGGCACAGGGTGTGGGAACAGAGAGTCAGGGCCGTGCTGAGACTTTTGTCctgtgcctcccccaccccacccccagtgacGGGAGAGTCCCCTCCCAGCCTGTCTAAAGAACTGACCAGCACACTGGCTGGGGTCGGTGACGTCAGCTTCGACTCCGACAACCAGTTCCCCCTGGATGAACTCAAGATTGACCCCCTGACCCTGGACGGACTGCACATGCTCAACGACCCCGACATGGTCCTGGCCGACCCGGCCACCGAGGACACCTTCCGGATGGACCGTCTGTGAGCTGCACACCCGGCACGTCGCCGCCCAGCCCCCGGCTCCATCACCCCGCCGGTCAGTGGTCCCGACGGCATCTCCCTGAGCCCAGGGACGGCCGCGCTCCGTCCCTCGCAAACGGCCGAGCTTGTGATTCTGAGCTTGCAATGCCGCCAAGCGCCCCctgcccacccgcccccccccccccagctgtccACCTCCCTCGGGAGGCCGCGTGTCACCCCTGCGGGGCCTCCGTGCGCGTGCTCTCTCGCCCCCAACCCTGGGCCATGAGCCGTCCCCCTGTAAGATGCGGAAAACGTGTTGGGCAGGGCCGCCGGCCTGGAGGGGGCGCTGTGGTCCACGGCGGCGGTGGGCTGAGGTGCATTTTCCGACTGTTTGTCCAGCTCTCACTGCCTTCCTTCGTTCCTGGTCCCCCCATCCCAACCCGCCC
The sequence above is a segment of the Meles meles chromosome 20, mMelMel3.1 paternal haplotype, whole genome shotgun sequence genome. Coding sequences within it:
- the CRTC1 gene encoding CREB-regulated transcription coactivator 1 isoform X7 — protein: MATSNNPRKFSEKIALHNQKQAEETAAFEEVMKDLSLTRAARLQLQKSQYLQLGPSRGQYYGGSLPNVNQIGSGTVDLPFQTPFQSSGLDTSRTTRHHGLVDRVYRERGRLGSPHRRPLSVDKHGRQADSCPYGTVYLSPPADTSWRRTNSDSALHQSTMTPTQPEPFTGGSQEAHQKRVLLLTVPGMEETTSETDKNLSKQAWDTKKTGSRPKSCEVPGINIFPSADQENTTALIPATHNTGGSLPDLTNIHFPSPLPTPLDPEEPTFPALSSSSSTGNLAANLTHLGIGGASQGMSTPGSSPQHRPAGVSPLSLSTEARRQQAQQVSSTLSQLSPITQAVAMDALSLEQQLPYAFFTQAGSQQPPPPQPQPPPPPPPASQQQPPPPPPQVPVGLPPGGPLMPSASLTRGPQLPPLAVTVPSSLPQSPPENPGQPPMGIDITSAPALQQYRASAGSPANQSPTSPVSNQGFSPGSSPQHSSTLGGVFGDSYYEQQMAARQANALSHQLEQFNMMENAISSSSLYSPGSTLNYSQAAMMGLTGSHGSLPDTQQLGYPSHSSIPNIILTVTGESPPSLSKELTSTLAGVGDVSFDSDNQFPLDELKIDPLTLDGLHMLNDPDMVLADPATEDTFRMDRL
- the CRTC1 gene encoding CREB-regulated transcription coactivator 1 isoform X1, with product MATSNNPRKFSEKIALHNQKQAEETAAFEEVMKDLSLTRAARLQLQKSQYLQLGPSRGQYYGGSLPNVNQIGSGTVDLPFQPSGYLGEALAAAPVSLTPFQSSGLDTSRTTRHHGLVDRVYRERGRLGSPHRRPLSVDKHGRQADSCPYGTVYLSPPADTSWRRTNSDSALHQSTMTPTQPEPFTGGSQEAHQKRVLLLTVPGMEETTSETDKNLSKQAWDTKKTGSRPKSCEVPGINIFPSADQENTTALIPATHNTGGSLPDLTNIHFPSPLPTPLDPEEPTFPALSSSSSTGNLAANLTHLGIGGASQGMSTPGSSPQHRPAGVSPLSLSTEARRQQAQQVSSTLSQLSPITQAVAMDALSLEQQLPYAFFTQAGSQQPPPPQPQPPPPPPPASQQQPPPPPPQVPVGLPPGGPLMPSASLTRGPQLPPLAVTVPSSLPQSPPENPGQPPMGIDITSAPALQQYRASAGSPANQSPTSPVSNQGFSPGSSPQVPQSLPWCRFQPMAEFYLEHSTRREEHSSTLGGVFGDSYYEQQMAARQANALSHQLEQFNMMENAISSSSLYSPGSTLNYSQAAMMGLTGSHGSLPDTQQLGYPSHSSIPNIILTVTGESPPSLSKELTSTLAGVGDVSFDSDNQFPLDELKIDPLTLDGLHMLNDPDMVLADPATEDTFRMDRL
- the CRTC1 gene encoding CREB-regulated transcription coactivator 1 isoform X5; amino-acid sequence: MATSNNPRKFSEKIALHNQKQAEETAAFEEVMKDLSLTRAARLQLQKSQYLQLGPSRGQYYGGSLPNVNQIGSGTVDLPFQPSGYLGEALAAAPVSLTPFQSSGLDTSRTTRHHGLVDRVYRERGRLGSPHRRPLSVDKHGRQADSCPYGTVYLSPPADTSWRRTNSDSALHQSTMTPTQPEPFTGGSQEAHQKRVLLLTVPGMEETTSETDKNLSKQAWDTKKTGSRPKSCEVPGINIFPSADQENTTALIPATHNTGGSLPDLTNIHFPSPLPTPLDPEEPTFPALSSSSSTGNLAANLTHLGIGGASQGMSTPGSSPQHRPAGVSPLSLSTEARRQQAQQVSSTLSQLSPITQAVAMDALSLEQQLPYAFFTQAGSQQPPPPQPQPPPPPPPASQQQPPPPPPQVPVGLPPGGPLMPSASLTRGPQLPPLAVTVPSSLPQSPPENPGQPPMGIDITSAPALQQYRASAGSPANQSPTSPVSNQGFSPGSSPQLEQFNMMENAISSSSLYSPGSTLNYSQAAMMGLTGSHGSLPDTQQLGYPSHSSIPNIILTVTGESPPSLSKELTSTLAGVGDVSFDSDNQFPLDELKIDPLTLDGLHMLNDPDMVLADPATEDTFRMDRL
- the CRTC1 gene encoding CREB-regulated transcription coactivator 1 isoform X2, with product MATSNNPRKFSEKIALHNQKQAEETAAFEEVMKDLSLTRAARLQLQKSQYLQLGPSRGQYYGGSLPNVNQIGSGTVDLPFQTPFQSSGLDTSRTTRHHGLVDRVYRERGRLGSPHRRPLSVDKHGRQADSCPYGTVYLSPPADTSWRRTNSDSALHQSTMTPTQPEPFTGGSQEAHQKRVLLLTVPGMEETTSETDKNLSKQAWDTKKTGSRPKSCEVPGINIFPSADQENTTALIPATHNTGGSLPDLTNIHFPSPLPTPLDPEEPTFPALSSSSSTGNLAANLTHLGIGGASQGMSTPGSSPQHRPAGVSPLSLSTEARRQQAQQVSSTLSQLSPITQAVAMDALSLEQQLPYAFFTQAGSQQPPPPQPQPPPPPPPASQQQPPPPPPQVPVGLPPGGPLMPSASLTRGPQLPPLAVTVPSSLPQSPPENPGQPPMGIDITSAPALQQYRASAGSPANQSPTSPVSNQGFSPGSSPQVPQSLPWCRFQPMAEFYLEHSTRREEHSSTLGGVFGDSYYEQQMAARQANALSHQLEQFNMMENAISSSSLYSPGSTLNYSQAAMMGLTGSHGSLPDTQQLGYPSHSSIPNIILTVTGESPPSLSKELTSTLAGVGDVSFDSDNQFPLDELKIDPLTLDGLHMLNDPDMVLADPATEDTFRMDRL
- the CRTC1 gene encoding CREB-regulated transcription coactivator 1 isoform X3; the protein is MATSNNPRKFSEKIALHNQKQAEETAAFEEVMKDLSLTRAARLQLQKSQYLQLGPSRGQYYGGSLPNVNQIGSGTVDLPFQPSGYLGEALAAAPVSLTPFQSSGLDTSRTTRHHGLVDRVYRERGRLGSPHRRPLSVDKHGRQADSCPYGTVYLSPPADTSWRRTNSDSALHQSTMTPTQPEPFTGGSQEAHQKRVLLLTVPGMEETTSETDKNLSKQAWDTKKTGSRPKSCEVPGINIFPSADQENTTALIPATHNTGGSLPDLTNIHFPSPLPTPLDPEEPTFPALSSSSSTGNLAANLTHLGIGGASQGMSTPGSSPQHRPAGVSPLSLSTEARRQQAQQVSSTLSQLSPITQAVAMDALSLEQQLPYAFFTQAGSQQPPPPQPQPPPPPPPASQQQPPPPPPQVPVGLPPGGPLMPSASLTRGPQLPPLAVTVPSSLPQSPPENPGQPPMGIDITSAPALQQYRASAGSPANQSPTSPVSNQGFSPGSSPQHSSTLGGVFGDSYYEQQMAARQANALSHQLEQFNMMENAISSSSLYSPGSTLNYSQAAMMGLTGSHGSLPDTQQLGYPSHSSIPNIILTVTGESPPSLSKELTSTLAGVGDVSFDSDNQFPLDELKIDPLTLDGLHMLNDPDMVLADPATEDTFRMDRL